In Janthinobacterium rivuli, a single genomic region encodes these proteins:
- a CDS encoding antibiotic biosynthesis monooxygenase family protein has product MIFEIAHIQIKSATHAAFEAAVTKAVPLFQRARGCESMRLERSIENGDAYRLVVGWTTLEDHTVHFRGSEDFQAWRGLVGEFFAAPPQVEHMDTVVTGF; this is encoded by the coding sequence ATGATTTTTGAAATTGCCCACATCCAGATCAAATCGGCCACGCACGCTGCCTTCGAAGCGGCCGTGACGAAAGCCGTCCCCCTGTTCCAGCGCGCACGCGGCTGCGAGTCGATGCGCCTGGAGCGCTCGATCGAAAACGGCGACGCCTACCGTCTGGTAGTCGGCTGGACAACCCTGGAAGACCATACCGTGCATTTCCGCGGCAGCGAGGACTTCCAGGCATGGCGCGGCCTGGTCGGTGAATTTTTCGCCGCCCCACCGCAGGTCGAGCACATGGATACGGTGGTGACGGGGTTCTAG
- a CDS encoding DJ-1/PfpI family protein, whose product MAAKKILFLTGDFAEDYETMVPFQALLMLGHTVHAVCPGKKSGETIKTAIHDFEGDQTYTEKPGHLFTLNASFDEIDPADYDAVMIAGGRAPEYLRLNKNVIAAVRHFAEAGKPVAAVCHGAQLLAAADVIRGKRISAYPACAPEVTLAGGMYADIAVTDAVTDGQFVTAPAWPAHPAWLAQFVKLLGTEIRL is encoded by the coding sequence ATGGCAGCGAAGAAAATTCTGTTTTTGACCGGCGATTTTGCAGAAGATTATGAAACGATGGTGCCGTTCCAGGCCCTGCTGATGCTCGGCCATACCGTGCATGCCGTCTGTCCCGGCAAGAAAAGCGGCGAGACGATCAAGACGGCCATCCACGATTTCGAGGGCGACCAGACCTACACGGAAAAGCCGGGCCATCTGTTCACCCTGAACGCCAGCTTCGACGAGATCGACCCGGCCGACTATGACGCCGTGATGATCGCCGGCGGCCGCGCGCCCGAATACCTGCGCCTGAACAAGAACGTCATCGCCGCCGTGCGCCATTTCGCCGAAGCGGGCAAGCCCGTCGCGGCCGTCTGCCATGGCGCGCAATTGCTGGCCGCTGCCGACGTCATCCGTGGCAAGCGCATTTCCGCCTATCCCGCCTGCGCGCCAGAAGTGACACTGGCGGGCGGCATGTATGCCGACATCGCCGTCACGGACGCCGTCACGGATGGCCAGTTCGTCACGGCGCCCGCCTGGCCTGCGCATCCGGCCTGGCTGGCGCAGTTCGTCAAACTGCTCGGTACCGAGATCCGTTTGTAA
- a CDS encoding GAF domain-containing sensor histidine kinase gives MHAPRSQPSRKQLPASRWRQRRLAQAASGLSAAQERQLATLHEISTLLAGQHAIDALCRGFLRHVMQFAQAEGGTVRILDPQQDTVHIIVHEGISDAMVEEEHCIRNNDCLCGAAVAQGVIQIRDFRQVDALQRYRCQDEGFIAIAVFPILAREQVVGSFSLHFARPQAVHAQQQGWLETLGQSLGIAIENQRLIAREKEFAVARERSLLAEGLHDSIAQSLNFISLQVQMLDDSVRRGQLDEAAEVLPLMRMGVEQSYQDVRELLVNFRTRWHGSDLESKLSEVLAKFELQTGVVGTLDMSGNGAPLAPEQQLQILFIVQEALSNIRKHAQASNVALRVDNGRDFALQVRDDGEGFAANLRDKKTELQIGLRIMQERAERLGAQFAIDSTPGGGTTISLALPAARRQAA, from the coding sequence ATGCATGCGCCGCGCAGTCAACCTTCCCGCAAACAACTTCCAGCGTCGCGCTGGCGCCAGCGCCGTCTGGCGCAAGCCGCATCGGGCCTGAGCGCCGCGCAGGAGCGCCAGTTGGCCACCCTGCACGAGATTTCCACCTTGCTGGCGGGACAGCACGCCATCGATGCGCTGTGCCGTGGCTTCCTGCGCCACGTGATGCAGTTCGCGCAGGCCGAAGGCGGCACCGTGCGCATCCTCGATCCGCAGCAGGACACCGTGCACATCATCGTGCACGAGGGCATTTCCGACGCCATGGTGGAAGAAGAACACTGCATCCGCAACAACGATTGCCTGTGCGGCGCGGCCGTGGCGCAGGGCGTGATCCAGATCCGCGATTTCCGCCAGGTCGATGCGCTGCAGCGCTACCGTTGCCAGGACGAAGGTTTCATCGCCATCGCCGTCTTTCCCATCCTTGCGCGCGAGCAAGTCGTCGGCAGTTTTTCGCTGCACTTTGCGCGCCCGCAAGCCGTGCATGCGCAGCAGCAGGGCTGGCTGGAAACGCTGGGCCAGAGCCTCGGTATCGCCATCGAAAACCAGCGCCTGATCGCGCGCGAAAAGGAATTCGCCGTGGCGCGTGAACGCAGCCTGCTGGCCGAAGGCTTGCATGACAGCATCGCGCAAAGCCTGAACTTCATCAGTCTGCAAGTGCAGATGCTCGACGATTCCGTGCGCCGTGGCCAGCTCGACGAAGCGGCCGAAGTGTTGCCGCTGATGCGCATGGGCGTCGAGCAAAGCTACCAGGACGTGCGCGAATTGCTCGTCAATTTCCGCACGCGCTGGCATGGTAGCGACCTCGAAAGCAAGCTGTCGGAAGTGCTGGCCAAGTTCGAGCTGCAGACGGGTGTCGTCGGTACACTGGACATGAGCGGCAACGGCGCCCCGCTGGCTCCCGAGCAACAACTGCAGATATTGTTCATCGTGCAGGAAGCGCTGTCGAATATCCGCAAGCATGCGCAGGCCAGCAACGTGGCGCTGCGCGTGGACAACGGGCGCGATTTTGCGCTGCAGGTGCGCGACGATGGCGAAGGCTTCGCCGCCAACCTGCGCGACAAGAAAACGGAATTGCAGATCGGCTTGCGTATCATGCAGGAAAGAGCCGAGCGGCTCGGTGCGCAATTTGCCATCGACAGCACGCCCGGCGGCGGCACGACGATCTCGCTGGCCTTGCCGGCAGCCCGGCGCCAGGCCGCGTAA
- a CDS encoding host attachment protein — protein sequence MDVTWVLVADSSRARLFALGQQNQLGELQDFVNPAGRDNDNALNSDAACDPAPSASGHNLWQDLRSFFQNRNLP from the coding sequence ATGGACGTCACATGGGTGCTCGTGGCCGACAGCAGCCGCGCGCGGCTGTTTGCGCTGGGACAGCAAAACCAGCTGGGCGAGCTGCAAGATTTCGTCAATCCGGCGGGCCGTGACAACGATAACGCCTTGAACAGCGATGCGGCATGCGACCCGGCGCCCTCCGCAAGCGGGCACAATCTGTGGCAAGATCTGCGTTCTTTCTTTCAAAACCGGAACTTGCCATGA
- a CDS encoding beta/gamma crystallin-related protein, whose amino-acid sequence MVRSFRPALLCAATFLAPLAASAGEITLFQDAGFRGRPVTLRSDAGELSRMGFNDKTSSIIVRSGTWEVCKDANYRGNCRTLGPGRYDTMPGMNDAVSSVREVGRPGHGGGHRPYPPRPEPERPHPGYPGHGGGHRPDMNGAVLLYPDAGMRGRPVRLDREVHDLNRYGFNDRAESLVVNYGRWEFCVDANFRGRCVVMGPGSYGRLHGGLDRRISSLRRVR is encoded by the coding sequence ATGGTTCGATCTTTCCGCCCCGCGCTGCTGTGCGCCGCCACCTTCCTTGCCCCGCTTGCCGCATCGGCGGGCGAAATCACCCTGTTCCAGGATGCCGGTTTCCGCGGCCGCCCCGTCACCCTGCGTTCCGACGCGGGAGAGTTGTCGCGCATGGGCTTTAACGACAAGACCTCGAGCATCATCGTGCGCTCGGGTACCTGGGAAGTATGCAAGGACGCCAATTACCGGGGCAACTGCCGCACTCTGGGGCCGGGCCGCTACGACACCATGCCGGGCATGAACGACGCCGTTTCCTCCGTGCGCGAAGTGGGCCGCCCGGGCCATGGCGGCGGCCACCGCCCGTATCCGCCGCGCCCGGAACCGGAACGTCCTCATCCCGGTTACCCCGGCCACGGCGGCGGCCACCGTCCCGACATGAATGGCGCCGTGCTGCTGTACCCCGATGCCGGCATGCGCGGCCGGCCCGTGCGCCTGGACCGCGAGGTGCATGACTTGAACCGCTATGGTTTCAACGACCGCGCCGAATCGCTCGTCGTCAATTACGGCCGCTGGGAATTCTGCGTCGACGCCAACTTCCGCGGCCGCTGCGTGGTGATGGGTCCGGGCAGCTACGGCCGCCTGCACGGTGGCCTCGACCGCCGCATTTCCTCGCTGCGCCGCGTGCGCTGA
- the pncB gene encoding nicotinate phosphoribosyltransferase yields MTPIVRSLLETDLYKFTMWQALLHGHPNTHTEYEFVCRNATAFPLAELKSELEEQLDHLCSMSFADDELAYLRTLRFMKSDFVDFLTVFRFQRKFIDVSTDGDTLLVHAAGPQVHVMGFEIFVLYIINELYFRRFDLDAAMREGRHRLGLKVQAVKEFGKLPRRKHPFEFSDFGVRRRFSGAWHDEVVQRLARDVPEYFKGTSNVYLAKKLGIVPIGTMAHEYMQSFQSFGVRLRDFQKAALEDWVQEYRGDLGIALTDVVGMDAFLADFDLYFAKLFDGLRHDSGDPVEWGEKALAHYAALRIDANTKRLVFSDGLDLDKAFALYQHFADRIMTGFGIGTNLTNDVGLTPLNIVMKLVRCNGQSVAKLSDSPGKTLCKDETFLAYLRQVFHHPAV; encoded by the coding sequence ATGACCCCGATAGTGCGCAGTTTGCTGGAAACCGATCTGTATAAATTTACAATGTGGCAAGCCTTGCTGCACGGTCATCCGAATACCCATACCGAATACGAATTTGTCTGCCGCAACGCCACCGCCTTTCCCCTGGCCGAACTGAAGAGCGAGCTGGAAGAGCAGCTCGACCACCTGTGCTCGATGTCGTTTGCCGACGACGAGCTGGCCTATCTGCGCACCCTGCGCTTCATGAAGAGCGACTTCGTCGACTTCCTGACGGTGTTCCGCTTCCAGCGCAAGTTCATCGACGTGAGCACCGATGGCGATACCTTGCTCGTGCACGCGGCCGGGCCGCAGGTACACGTGATGGGCTTTGAGATTTTCGTGCTGTACATCATCAACGAACTGTATTTCCGCCGTTTCGACCTCGACGCCGCCATGCGCGAAGGGCGCCACCGCCTGGGCTTGAAAGTGCAAGCCGTCAAGGAATTCGGCAAGCTGCCGCGGCGCAAGCATCCGTTTGAATTTTCCGACTTCGGCGTGCGCCGGCGTTTTTCCGGCGCCTGGCACGACGAGGTGGTGCAACGGCTGGCGCGCGACGTGCCCGAGTATTTCAAGGGTACGTCGAATGTCTACCTGGCGAAAAAGCTGGGCATCGTGCCGATCGGCACCATGGCGCATGAATACATGCAATCGTTCCAGTCGTTTGGCGTGCGCCTGCGCGATTTTCAAAAGGCGGCACTGGAAGACTGGGTGCAGGAATACCGGGGCGACCTGGGCATCGCGCTGACGGACGTGGTGGGCATGGATGCGTTCCTGGCCGACTTCGACCTGTATTTCGCCAAGCTGTTCGACGGCTTGCGCCACGATTCGGGCGACCCCGTCGAGTGGGGAGAAAAGGCGCTGGCCCACTACGCGGCCCTGCGCATCGACGCCAATACCAAGCGCCTCGTGTTTTCCGACGGCCTGGACCTGGACAAGGCCTTCGCCCTGTACCAGCACTTCGCCGACCGCATCATGACGGGCTTTGGCATCGGCACCAATCTCACCAACGACGTCGGCTTGACGCCGCTCAACATCGTCATGAAACTGGTGCGCTGCAATGGCCAGTCCGTGGCGAAATTATCGGATTCGCCGGGCAAGACCCTGTGCAAGGATGAAACTTTCCTCGCGTATTTGCGGCAGGTCTTCCACCACCCCGCAGTGTAG
- a CDS encoding MerR family transcriptional regulator, protein MTNKVIGELLEDRALSLEELARACAVEPDWVVQHVQTGVLLQDGPPAGQLTAWRFTSLDLVRARRLHEIESVFDANAELAALVVDLSEEVARLRRRLHVLGVE, encoded by the coding sequence ATGACAAACAAGGTAATTGGCGAATTGCTGGAAGACCGTGCCCTGAGCCTGGAAGAACTGGCGCGCGCCTGCGCCGTGGAGCCGGACTGGGTGGTGCAGCACGTGCAGACGGGCGTACTGCTGCAGGACGGCCCGCCGGCGGGCCAGCTCACGGCCTGGCGCTTTACCAGCCTGGATCTGGTGCGCGCGCGCCGCCTGCATGAAATCGAATCCGTGTTCGACGCGAATGCGGAGCTGGCCGCGCTGGTGGTCGATCTGTCGGAGGAAGTGGCGCGTTTGCGGCGCCGCCTGCACGTGCTGGGCGTCGAGTAG
- a CDS encoding cysteine hydrolase, giving the protein MKRQLHLLVIDPQNDFCDLPLAWLPPDAAPALAVPGAHADMLRVAQLICEGGNGLTQISVTLDAHHRYDIAHPAFWRTGDGGAVPPFTQITAQQLRDRLFLPAASDALPRALAYLDALQQAGRYQLMVWPVHCEIGSWGQNIHAAVRAAYNAWEVDHLQVVAKLSKGSNPWTEHYSAVMAEVPDAQDAATQLNRAFLDTLLPAQQIYICGEAGSHCVKASTEHIADYLEAQQGKQALSRLVLLTDCMSPVTGFAAQQRDFLAAMHARGARLATSADVLPELLANAGN; this is encoded by the coding sequence ATGAAACGCCAGTTGCACCTGCTCGTCATCGATCCGCAAAATGATTTTTGCGATTTACCTCTCGCCTGGCTGCCGCCGGACGCCGCACCGGCGCTGGCCGTGCCCGGCGCCCACGCCGACATGCTGCGCGTGGCGCAGCTGATATGCGAAGGGGGCAATGGCCTGACGCAGATCAGCGTGACCCTCGACGCCCACCACCGCTACGACATCGCCCACCCGGCCTTCTGGCGCACGGGCGATGGCGGCGCCGTGCCGCCGTTTACGCAGATCACCGCGCAGCAGTTGCGCGACCGATTGTTCCTGCCCGCCGCCAGTGATGCTCTGCCGCGCGCGCTGGCCTACCTCGATGCCTTGCAGCAAGCCGGGCGCTATCAGCTGATGGTGTGGCCTGTGCATTGCGAGATCGGCAGCTGGGGGCAAAATATCCATGCGGCCGTGCGCGCCGCCTACAATGCCTGGGAAGTGGATCACCTGCAAGTGGTCGCCAAGCTGAGCAAGGGTTCCAATCCGTGGACCGAGCATTACTCGGCCGTCATGGCGGAGGTGCCCGATGCGCAGGATGCGGCCACCCAGCTGAACCGCGCTTTCCTCGACACCTTGCTGCCGGCACAGCAGATTTATATTTGCGGCGAAGCGGGCAGCCATTGCGTGAAAGCCAGTACCGAGCACATCGCCGATTACCTGGAAGCGCAGCAAGGCAAGCAGGCCCTGTCGCGCCTGGTCTTGCTGACGGACTGCATGAGCCCCGTCACGGGCTTTGCAGCACAGCAGCGCGACTTCCTTGCCGCCATGCATGCGCGCGGCGCGCGGCTGGCCACGTCCGCCGACGTCTTGCCTGAATTGTTGGCCAATGCAGGCAATTGA
- a CDS encoding DnaJ C-terminal domain-containing protein produces MEYKDYYKELGVEKTATEAEIKKAYRKLVRKYHPDVSKEPDADKRTKALNEAYGVLGDAEKRAAYDELGRNQGAQGQPFRPPPDWGAGYESSGADDSDFFADLFAHVGGRRRSNSTFQMQGEDSHAAITIDLQDSFQGARRHIVMRVPEADAQGHVVTRERTLEVTIPKGVTEGQQLRMKGQGNPGSGGAPAGDLYLEIRFRPDARYKVEGRDVFETVPVTPWEAALGGAIDVPTPSGTVSVTVPPNSQTGRKLRLKGRGIPAAQPGDLYLLLEVVLPPANDDKARELYATMAREMAFNPRQKLGG; encoded by the coding sequence GTGGAATACAAGGACTATTACAAGGAACTTGGCGTCGAAAAAACGGCGACCGAGGCCGAGATCAAGAAGGCGTACCGCAAGCTGGTGCGCAAATACCATCCCGACGTGAGCAAGGAACCGGACGCCGACAAGCGCACCAAAGCCCTCAACGAAGCTTACGGCGTGCTGGGCGACGCGGAAAAGCGCGCCGCCTACGATGAACTGGGCCGTAACCAGGGCGCGCAGGGCCAGCCTTTCCGCCCACCGCCGGACTGGGGGGCGGGCTACGAATCGTCGGGCGCCGACGACAGCGACTTCTTTGCCGACCTGTTCGCCCACGTGGGCGGGCGCCGCCGCTCCAACAGCACTTTCCAGATGCAGGGCGAGGACAGCCACGCCGCCATCACCATCGATCTGCAGGACAGTTTCCAGGGCGCCAGGCGCCACATCGTCATGCGCGTGCCCGAAGCGGATGCGCAAGGCCATGTGGTGACGCGCGAACGCACCCTGGAAGTGACGATACCGAAAGGCGTCACGGAAGGACAGCAGCTGCGCATGAAGGGGCAGGGCAATCCGGGCAGCGGCGGCGCGCCCGCCGGCGATCTGTACCTGGAGATCCGCTTCCGGCCCGATGCGCGCTACAAGGTGGAGGGGCGCGACGTGTTCGAGACGGTACCCGTGACGCCATGGGAAGCGGCACTGGGCGGCGCAATCGACGTGCCCACGCCATCGGGCACGGTGTCCGTCACCGTGCCACCCAATTCGCAGACGGGGCGCAAGCTGCGCCTGAAGGGACGCGGCATCCCCGCCGCCCAGCCGGGCGACCTGTATCTGCTGCTGGAAGTGGTGCTGCCGCCGGCGAACGACGACAAGGCGCGCGAACTGTATGCAACCATGGCGCGCGAAATGGCTTTCAATCCGCGCCAGAAGCTGGGAGGGTAA
- a CDS encoding beta/gamma crystallin-related protein — protein MTGPLKHTLACAATLLLSLGGHAAAHAGEITLFQDDNFRGRAVTLRETADNLSPQGFNDKVSSIVVRSGTWDVCTDAGFRGRCKTLGPGEYASMPGMNDAISSVRETGRGDGYNPGRPGRDPDRGNGGYGRGGSLEVYSGAGQNGGSARLNRDTDDFVGIGFNDRTTSIVIHNGYWQLCSDSNYQGTCRIFGPGRHDDLGRGLDGRVSSARMVDEREARRQQQYENQYQRPQYEQQYPQYQQPQYQQPQYQQRGAVLLFPEAGMRGEPLALERNAEDLVRFNFNDRASSIIVNEGQWEVCSDSNFRGRCEVIGPGEYGRLNAMENQISSLRRVR, from the coding sequence ATGACGGGCCCTCTCAAACACACGCTGGCATGCGCGGCGACCTTGCTGCTCTCGCTGGGGGGCCATGCGGCCGCCCATGCGGGCGAGATCACCCTGTTCCAGGATGACAATTTCCGTGGCCGCGCCGTGACCCTGCGCGAAACGGCGGACAACCTGTCGCCCCAGGGCTTCAACGACAAGGTGTCGAGCATCGTGGTGCGTTCAGGAACCTGGGATGTCTGTACCGATGCCGGCTTCCGCGGCAGGTGCAAGACCCTGGGGCCGGGCGAGTACGCCTCGATGCCTGGCATGAACGACGCCATCAGTTCAGTGCGCGAAACGGGGCGCGGCGATGGCTACAATCCGGGACGCCCGGGGCGCGATCCGGACCGTGGCAATGGCGGCTATGGCCGTGGCGGCAGCCTGGAAGTGTATTCGGGCGCGGGCCAGAATGGCGGCTCGGCGCGCCTGAACCGCGATACGGACGATTTCGTCGGCATCGGTTTCAATGACCGCACCACGAGCATCGTGATCCATAACGGCTACTGGCAGCTGTGCAGCGATTCGAACTACCAGGGCACTTGCCGCATTTTCGGCCCTGGCCGCCACGACGACCTGGGGCGTGGTCTTGACGGACGCGTGTCGTCGGCGCGCATGGTCGACGAGCGCGAAGCGCGCCGCCAGCAGCAGTACGAGAATCAGTACCAGCGGCCGCAGTACGAGCAGCAGTACCCGCAATATCAACAGCCGCAATACCAGCAGCCGCAGTACCAGCAGCGCGGCGCCGTGCTGCTGTTCCCCGAGGCGGGCATGCGCGGCGAACCGCTGGCGCTGGAGCGCAACGCGGAGGACCTGGTGCGCTTCAATTTCAATGACCGCGCCTCGTCCATCATCGTCAATGAAGGCCAGTGGGAAGTGTGCAGCGATTCGAACTTCCGTGGCCGCTGCGAAGTGATCGGGCCGGGCGAGTATGGCCGACTGAACGCCATGGAAAACCAGATTTCCTCGCTGCGCCGCGTACGCTGA
- a CDS encoding TIGR02450 family Trp-rich protein: MHLSDRNNLRPNKLLNSKWTAVTPANKEKHFLVIKVCAAATPNEPVTHVELEAVHSGRVQILPWRALQDAAQWHQGWKT, from the coding sequence ATGCATCTTTCAGATCGCAATAACTTGCGTCCAAACAAATTACTCAACAGCAAATGGACGGCCGTGACACCGGCCAACAAGGAGAAGCACTTCCTCGTCATCAAGGTGTGCGCCGCGGCCACGCCCAATGAACCCGTCACACACGTGGAGCTGGAAGCCGTACATTCGGGCAGAGTGCAGATCCTGCCCTGGCGCGCGCTGCAGGATGCGGCGCAGTGGCATCAAGGATGGAAAACGTAA
- a CDS encoding LysR family transcriptional regulator, with the protein MREPGQPSLDQLRVFVAVIDAGGFAHAARQLHRTQSVISYTIANLEEQLNVVLLDRGKRKPTLTDAGKALLADARAVALKVDGMRARAKALAGGLEAEVSVVVDVMFPTCVLVRVLEAFQAQFPTVALRLRIEAMGAVAQLVMDGSCHIGLGGWMTSTASVFERLAVGHVRLIPVAAPSHALAQLAGPIASNVAREHVQLVLSDRSVLTQGQDFGVLGLRNWRLGDLGSKHALLRAGLGWGNMPEAMVRDDLAEGRLVHLPLAVDNGENYPIYLIQRADTPPGQAGKWLTERFAEQLPLLEQVF; encoded by the coding sequence ATGAGAGAACCGGGCCAGCCTTCGCTCGACCAGTTGCGCGTGTTCGTCGCCGTCATCGACGCGGGCGGCTTTGCCCACGCGGCGCGCCAGCTGCACCGCACGCAGTCGGTGATCAGCTACACCATCGCCAACCTGGAAGAACAACTGAATGTGGTGCTGCTCGACCGTGGCAAGCGCAAGCCCACCCTGACGGACGCGGGCAAGGCCTTGCTGGCCGACGCGCGCGCCGTGGCCCTGAAGGTCGACGGCATGCGCGCGCGTGCCAAGGCGCTGGCCGGCGGGCTGGAAGCGGAAGTGTCGGTGGTGGTCGACGTGATGTTTCCCACCTGCGTGCTGGTGCGCGTGCTCGAGGCGTTCCAGGCGCAGTTCCCCACCGTCGCCCTGCGCTTGCGCATCGAAGCGATGGGCGCCGTGGCGCAGCTGGTGATGGATGGCAGCTGCCACATCGGCCTCGGTGGCTGGATGACGTCCACGGCCAGCGTCTTCGAGCGCCTGGCCGTCGGCCACGTGCGCCTGATTCCCGTGGCCGCCCCCAGCCACGCGCTGGCGCAGCTGGCCGGGCCGATCGCGTCCAACGTGGCGCGCGAACACGTGCAGCTGGTGCTCAGCGACCGCAGCGTGCTGACGCAGGGCCAGGATTTCGGCGTGCTGGGATTGCGCAACTGGCGCCTGGGCGACCTCGGCTCCAAGCACGCGCTGCTGCGCGCCGGCCTTGGCTGGGGCAATATGCCCGAGGCGATGGTGCGCGACGACCTGGCAGAAGGCCGCCTCGTGCACCTGCCGCTGGCCGTCGACAATGGCGAGAATTACCCGATTTATCTGATCCAGCGCGCCGACACGCCGCCGGGACAGGCGGGCAAGTGGCTGACGGAGCGGTTTGCGGAGCAGTTGCCGTTGCTGGAACAAGTCTTCTAG
- a CDS encoding response regulator, producing MNAPIKILLVDDHTLLRSGVKLLLQRNPQFQVVGEASNGLDGVRLAAELRPDVVLMDLNMPGVTGVEALQLILQDLPQMVVLMLTVSENAADLGAALRAGARGYLLKNIEAEQLGQAICRAAAGESVIADAMTAKLVSQFRAGQNAPQEDYDKLTPREREAMACLAQGLSNKEIARQLDVAESTVKIHVQNILKKLKLSSRVQIAVYAVERELSK from the coding sequence GTGAACGCACCAATCAAAATCCTGCTGGTCGACGACCACACCTTGCTGCGCAGCGGCGTCAAGCTGCTGCTGCAGCGCAATCCTCAATTCCAGGTGGTGGGCGAGGCATCGAACGGGCTCGACGGCGTGCGCCTGGCGGCCGAACTGCGGCCCGACGTGGTGCTGATGGACTTGAACATGCCCGGCGTGACTGGCGTCGAGGCGTTGCAGCTGATCTTGCAGGACCTGCCGCAGATGGTCGTGCTGATGCTGACCGTGTCGGAAAACGCGGCCGACCTCGGTGCGGCCCTGCGCGCCGGTGCGCGCGGCTATTTGCTGAAAAACATCGAGGCCGAGCAGCTGGGGCAGGCCATTTGCCGCGCCGCCGCCGGCGAATCCGTGATCGCCGACGCCATGACGGCCAAGCTCGTGTCGCAGTTCCGCGCGGGGCAGAACGCGCCGCAGGAAGACTATGACAAACTGACGCCGCGTGAACGCGAAGCCATGGCCTGCCTGGCGCAAGGGCTGAGCAACAAGGAAATCGCGCGCCAGCTCGACGTGGCCGAAAGCACGGTGAAAATCCACGTGCAAAACATCCTCAAAAAGCTTAAGCTCAGCAGCCGCGTGCAGATCGCCGTGTATGCGGTCGAGCGCGAATTGAGCAAATAA
- a CDS encoding FMN-dependent NADH-azoreductase: protein MANVLHINSSVRNSGSLSRQLSGEFVAKLAAQGDTVVVRDLAAQPVPHLTEEVMGAFFTPAEQRSAQAAAAVQLSDTLVDELLAADVLVLAAPMYNFSVPSTLKAWIDHVARAGRTFQYTANGPVGLATGKKAVIFTASGGVYSEGPGAAYDYLSTYLRTALGFIGITDIEFVQAEGVAMGEDAVASAVAKGRASIEALAA from the coding sequence ATGGCAAACGTACTACACATCAATAGCAGCGTGCGCAACAGCGGTTCCCTGTCGCGCCAGTTGTCGGGCGAATTCGTCGCCAAACTGGCCGCGCAAGGCGACACCGTCGTCGTGCGCGATCTGGCCGCGCAACCGGTGCCGCACCTGACGGAAGAGGTGATGGGCGCCTTCTTCACGCCGGCCGAGCAGCGCAGCGCGCAGGCGGCAGCGGCCGTGCAATTGTCCGATACCCTGGTCGATGAATTGCTGGCCGCCGACGTGCTGGTGCTGGCCGCGCCCATGTACAATTTTTCCGTACCGTCGACCCTGAAGGCGTGGATCGACCACGTGGCGCGCGCGGGCCGCACCTTCCAGTACACGGCCAATGGCCCCGTTGGCCTGGCCACGGGCAAGAAAGCCGTGATTTTCACGGCCAGCGGCGGCGTCTACAGCGAAGGCCCGGGCGCCGCGTATGACTACCTGAGCACCTATCTGCGCACGGCGCTGGGCTTCATCGGCATCACCGACATCGAGTTCGTGCAAGCCGAAGGCGTGGCCATGGGCGAGGACGCCGTCGCCAGCGCCGTCGCCAAGGGCCGCGCGTCGATCGAGGCCCTGGCTGCCTGA